CTGGAACTTCTAAATAGCCTCTTTGAGGAAACCAAAAAATATGTGATCTCTGACTACTCAAAGTTCAAACTTGTATTTCTATTGGATGGATTGGATGCGTTTCCACTTCCTCTTGATTTTGACCACAAAGCTGTCTTGGATGATATCAGACAGCCAGCCTCAGTGGGTTTGCTGTTGACCAGCCTCATCAGGGGAGACCTACTTCCTTCTGCCAGGCTTTGGATCACATCTCAGCCTTCAGCGGCTGAAAAGCTGCCGCCTGACTGTGTTGACAAGAAGACAGAAATACGAGGTAAGACTATATTTGCCAATAATATAAATtgatgcaacattttttttcaaagtatttaaaaagaatAGAATCTACTAAATAAAATCAGTATACCAGGTACTTTAGTTATGTTTGATGAAATTATTCATCATCTCATGCAACACATTAACTGTGATGACTATTTCACTATTTTCTACCAGGATGTATCATGATTTCCATCAGTGTGCTGCTTCTTGAAAGTCATGGAATCTTGTCATTTTTATCTTCCTAATTTAGACATCATCATGCCACGACTCATAAAGAAAGTAAAGGAAAAAGTGTTGGGTCAGTATGAGACTGAACTGCGTAAATTGAAAAAGGATTCAGAACTCTACGTCACGACTGGAGATAAAGATGTGCCACAAACCTACAACGACATCTTCAttaattcagagaaaaaaactgtgcgAACTGTGCTGACAGAGGGAGTGGCAGGTATTGGTAAAACCTTTCAGACGAGGAAGTTGATGGTCGACTGGGCAAAAGGAAAGTCCAACACAAGTATTGACTTGATCGTCCCTCTCAGTTTGAGTGAGTTGAAGACAGAAGGAGAAAAGCACAGTATGGAAGATCTGCTTGACCACTTTTTGGAAGAtgagaaatggaaaagaagaaaagattgCATTTCTGAGTGTGAATTAGCTCTCATCCTTGATGACTTCCAAGAATGTAAAAGTCCTCTTGACTTTGAAAACAGCAGTGTCCTTACTGATATTGGAGAATGTGCCTCAATAGATGTCCTCCTAACAAACCTCATCAGAGGAGATCTGCTTCCCGATGCTCGTCTCTGGATCATCTCTCGACCTTCAGGAACTGACAAGGTTCCTCCTGAACGTATTCACAAAGTGACACAATGTCGAGGTGAGAAACAGCAAAATGATCAAACTTGACAGTTGGGATCTCAATGCTTTGCATTTATTGCTCATGAAACAATTACGGGATAATAATGAGCAGATAAATATATTTAGCAGACAATGCAAGGAAAAAGATTTTAATGCCCTTTGATGTCTGACAAATATGTTGACATGTCCAGTaatatgcttctttttttcatgtcagaGACATTGAAGCGCAGAGAGGACCTGGTCTCAAAGCTAAAAGAGAGATATCATCGAGAATACACTCCAGTTGAAGACCCTGATCATTCGaaccagaaaaacacagaacacatcTTGAAGGAACACAGCACTGAAGATGGCAAAACTGATCAACAGACCAAGCCAAAACCAGTTACACAAGTAACTGTATCTGATATCTTTGAAGctagaaaagacaaaaaagtcaGAACTGTCTTGACCGTAGGAGAAGCTCAAATCGGAAAATCATTCCAAGTCCAGAAATTCATAAAAGCATGGGCAGGCAAGAAAACACTGTCTTCTCGCCAGTACAACGATGGAAATAATCGAATCAGTCAAACTGAAGATATAGAAGTTCTTTTCCCATTTGACTTGTCAAAGTCTGATTTTAAAGAAGCTAAAAATTCCAGTTTGCTGGAACTTCTAAATAGTCTCTTTGAGGAAACCAAAAAATATGTGATCTCTGACTACTCAAAGTTCAAACTTGTATTTCTATTGGATGGATTGGATGCGTTTCCACTTCCTCTTGATTTTGACCACAAAGCTGTCTTGGATGATATCAGACAGCCAGCCTCAGTGGGTTTGCTGTTGACCAGCCTCATCAGGGGAGACCTACTTCCTTCTGCCAGGCTTTGGATCACATCTCAGCCTTCAGCGGCTGAAAAGCTGCCGCCTGACTGTGTTGACAAGAAGACAGAAATACGAGGTAAGACTATATTTGCCAATAATATAAATtgatgcaacattttttttcaaagtatttaaaaagaatAGAATCTACTAAATAAAATCAGTATACCAGGTACTTTAGTTATGTTTGATGAAATTATTCATCATCTCATGCAACACATTAACTGTGATGACTATTTCACTATTTTCTACCAGGATGTATCATGATTTCCATCAGTGTGCTGCTTCTTGAAAGTCATGGAATCTTGTCATTTTTATCTTCCTAATTTAGACATCATCATGCCACGACTCATAAAGAAAGTAAAGGAAAAAGTGTTGGGTCAGTATGAGACTGAACTGCGTAAATTGAAAAAGGATTCAGAACTCTACGTCACGACTGGAGATAAAGATGTGCCACAAACCTACAACGACATCTTCAttaattcagagaaaaaaactgtgcgAACTGTGCTGACAGAGGGAGTGGCAGGTATTGGTAAAACCTTTCAGACGAGGAAGTTGATGGTCGACTGGGCAAAAGGAAAGTCCAACACAAGTATTGACTTGATCGTCCCTCTCAGTTTGAGTGAGTTGAAGACAGAAGGAGAAAAGCACAGTATGGAAGATCTGCTTGACCACTTTTTGGAAGAtgagaaatggaaaagaagaaaagattgCATTTCTGAGTGTGAATTAGCTCTCATCCTTGATGACTTCCAAGAATGTAAAAGTCCTCTTGACTTTGAAAACAGCAGTGTCCTTACTGATATTGGAGAATGTGCCTCAATAGATGTCCTCCTAACAAACCTCATCAGAGGAGATCTGCTTCCCGATGCTCGTCTCTGGATCATCTCTCGACCTTCAGGAACTGACAAGGTTCCTCCTGAACGTATTCACAAAGTGACACAATGTCGAGGTGAGAAACAGCAAAATGATCAAACTTGACAGTTGGGATCTCAATGCTTTGCATTTATTGCTCATGAAACAATTACGGGATAATAATGAGCAGATAAATATATTTAGCAGACAATGCAAGGAAAAAGATTTTAATGCCCTTTGATGTCTGACAAATATGTTGACATGTCCAGTaatatgcttctttttttcatgtcagaGACATTGAAGCGCAGAGAGGACCTGGTCTCAAAGCTAAAAGAGAGATATCATCGAGAATACACTCCAGTTGAAGACCCTGATCATTCGaaccagaaaaacacagaacacatcTTGAAGGAACACAGCACTGAAGATGGCAAAACTGATCAACAGACCAAGCCAAAACCAGTTACACAAGTAACTGTATCTGATATCTTTGAAGctagaaaagacaaaaaagtcaGAACTGTCTTGACCGTAGGAGAAGCTCAAATCGGAAAATCATTCCAAGTCCAGAAATTCATAAAAGCATGGGCAGGCAAGAAAACACTGTCTTCTCGCCAGTACAACGATGGAAATAATCGAATCAGTCAAACTGAAGATATAGAAGTTCTTTTCCCATTTGACTTGTCAAAGTCTGATTTTAAAGAAGCTAAAAATTCCAGTTTGCTGGAACTTCTAAATAGTCTCTTTGAGGAAACCAAAAAATATGTGATCTCTGACTACTCAAAGTTCAAACTTGTATTTCTATTGGATGGATTGGATGCGTTTCCACTTCCTCTTGATTTTGACCACAAAGCTGTCTTGGATGATATCAGACAGCCAGCCTCAGTGGGTTTGCTGTTGACCAGCCTCATCAGGGGAGACCTACTTCCTTCTGCCAGGCTTTGGATCACATCTCAGCCTTCAGCGGCTGAAAAGCTGCCGCCTGACTGTGTTGACAAGAAGACAGAAATACGAGGTAAGACTATATTTGCCAATAATATAAATtgatgcaacattttttttcaaagtatttaaaaagaatAGAATCTACTAAATAAAATCAGTATACCAGGTACTTTAGTTATGTTTGATGAAATTATTCATCATCTCATGCAACACATTAACTGTGATGACTATTTCACTATTTTCTACCAGGATGTATCATGATTTCCATCAGTGTGCTGCTTCTTGAAAGTCATGGAATCTTGTCATTTTTATCTTCCTAATTTAGACATCATCATGCCACGACTCATAAAGAAAGTAAAGGAAAAAGTGTTGGGTCAGTATGAGACTGAACTGCGTAAATTGAAAAAGGATTCAGAACTCTACGTCACGACTGGAGATAAAGATGTGCCACAAACCTGCAACGACATCTTCAttaattcagagaaaaaagCTGTGCGAACTGTGCTGACAGAGGGAGTGGCTGGTATTGGTAAAACCTTTCAGACAAGGAAGTTGATGGTCGACTGGGCAAAAGGAAAGTCCAACACAAGTATTGACTTGATCGTCCCTCTCAGTTTGAGTGAGTTGAAGACAGAAGGAGAAGAGCACAGTATGGAAGATCTGCTTGACCACTTTTTGGAAGAtgagaaatggaaaagaagaaaagattgCATTTCTGAGTGTGAATTAGCTCTCATCCTTGATGACTTTCAAGAATGTAAACGTCGTCTTGACTTTGAAAACAGCAGTGTCCTTACTGATATTGGAGAACGTGCCTCAATAGATGTCCTCCTAACAAACCTCATCAGAGGAGATCTGCTTCCCGATGCTCGTCTCTGGATCATCTCTCGACCTTCAGGAACTGACAAGGTTCCTCCTGAACGTATTCACAAAGTGACACGATGTCGAGGTGAGAAACAGCAAAATGATCAAACTTGACAGTTGGGATCTCAATGCTTTGCATTTATTGCTCATAAAACAATTAAGGGATAACAATGAGCAGTTACATATATTTAGCAGACAATGCAAGGAAAAAGATTTTAATGCCTTTTGATTTCTGACAAATATATTGACATATCCAGTAATATGCTTGTTTTTTCATGTCAGAGACATCAAAGCGCAGAGAGGACCTGATCTCAAAGCTAAAAGAGAGATATCGTCGAGAATACACTCCAGTTGAAGACCCTGATCATTCGaaccagaaaaacacagaacacatcTTGAAGGAACACAGCACTGAAGATGGGAAAACTGATCAACAGACCAAGCCAAAATCAGTTACACAAGTAACTGTATCTGATATCTTTGAAGctagaaaagacaaaaaagtcaGAACTGTCTTGACCGTAGGAGAAGCTCAAATCGGAAAATCATTCCAAGTCCAGAAATTCATAAAAGCATGGGCAGATGATAAAACACTACTTTCTCGCCTGTACAACGATGGAAAAAAATTTTTCAGTCAAACTGAAGATATAGAAGTTCTTTTCCCATTTGACTTGTCAAAGTCTGACTTTAAAGAAGCTAAAAAATCCAGTTTGCTGGAACTTCTAAATGGCCTCTTTGAGGAAACCAAAAAATATGTGATCTCTGACTACGCAAAGTTCAAGCTTGTATTTCTATTGGATGGACTGGATGCGTTTCCACTTCCTCTTGATTTTGACCACAAAGCTGTCTTGGATGATATCAGACAGCCAGCCTCAGTGGGTTTGCTGTTGACCAGCCTCATCAGGGGAGACCTGCTTCCTTCTGCCAGGCTTTGGATCACATCTCAGCCTTCAGCAGCTGAAAAGCTGCCGCCTGACTGTGTTGACAAGAAGACAGAAATACGAGGTGAGACTATATTTGCAAATGATATAAATTGATGCAATAAAGTATTTTACAGTAGCGTCATCCAATTTGAAAATGgaatggaaaaatgtgaaaaaaaagtgtgatttatCTATCTGTCAGTTTGTTGATCGATCTATAAAAGGGTCCCTAACAACATCAGAtcctttgattaaaaaataatcattCTCAGAGTACGTTGTACCAGACTGATTGACAGGGATCAATTTAGAGACAattttgttgtaaatatgtACAATCGTAACACATCTGTTGAGAAGTGCAAATGTGCTAAACGTAACTCAGTACAACTTCAAGATATTATTTTTCTCTAATGTTTAAAATGCAATTCCTTACAGAGAAGCCTGATATTACAAGTACGCGGACCCTGAAATCCCAACTGAAGAGGCAACTGACCTACGTAACTCAAGGGACTGATAAAAGAAACACGTCAGCTGTGCTAAAAGAAATCTACACAGATCTATACATCATagagggggacagaggagaCGTCAATAAaaaacatgaggtcagacagattgatgATGCTCGATCAGTGAGAAAAGAAACACCCATCGAATACTCCGACATCTTCAAAAATGCACCTGAGGGAAACATACCTATCAAAACTGTGCTGACAATCGGAGTGGCAGGCATAGGAAAGACATTTGCATCCATGAAGTACgttctggactgggccgagagTCCAGCAGATGAAACTGTTGACTACACCTTTCTGCTTCCCTTCCGGGAGTTGAATTTGAGAAAAGACCAGGAACACAGTTTCGAGGAACTGATTCATCAGTTGTTCCCAGCAATGAAGACGTCAGAAATACGGAACTATGACAATTACAAGATTCTGATTGTCCTGGATGGCCTTGACGAATGTCGCCTTGATCTCAATTTCAGTGAGAATGTCATTTGGACAGATGtgagaaaaaagacaacagtcaacgttctgctgacaaacctcatcCGAGGAAAGCTGCTTCCAAAAGCTCAGATCTGGATCACATCTCGACCTGCAGCATCAAACAATATTCCTCCTGATGCAGTGAATCGAGTTACAGAGGTGCGAGGATTCAATGAAAAGCAAAAGGAAGAGTACTTCAGGAAGAGATTCGTCAAGAAGGAGATTGCTGAAGAAGTCATCTCAGAAGTGAAGAAATCCAGGAGCCTGTTTATCATGTGTTACATCCCTGTTTTCTGTTGGATCACTTCAAATGTCATGGAGGACATCATGAAAAAAGACCAGAAGGATGTGTTGCCCAAAACTCTGACTTACATGTACACACGTTTTCTTTTGCTGCAGTGTGAACAAGCAAACGTGAAATATGAAGAAACCGAGACCAGTGACGATCCTGAAGCTGATTCGTGCTTGAATACAAGAAACAGGGAAACAGTGCTTGCtttgggaaaactggcttttgaggagCTTGAGAAGGGAAATCTTGTCTTTCCTGAAGAATATCTTGTCGAGTGTGGTATCAATATCAGAAATGCTGCTGTCCTTTCAGGTTTATTCACTCAAATCATGCGAGAGGGCTGTGGGCTCTACCCACAAAAATTGTTTTGCTTCGTTCATCTGAGCATTCAAGAGTTCGTCGCAGCTTTGTATGTATCTCACAGATTCACTAACAACGgtgaaaatgtgttcacttcCTCCCCTGAGGATTCAGAGTCACCTGCATCAGACTTCTACACAAAAGCAGTGGACAAAGCTCTGGAAAGCAAAAATGGAGACTGGGATCTGTTTCTCCGCTTCCTGCTTGGCCTTTCTCTGGCGACTCATCAGAATCTGCTGCCGGAGCTGCtcaaaacacctgaaaacaatAAGGAGACATACCAGGAAACTGTGGAGCACATCAAAAAGAAGATCAGAGAAGTGGATGatccagaaaaaaagcaaaatcttTTCCACTGTTTGAATGAGCTGAATGATGATTCACTTGTTGAGGAAGTCAAAAAGTCTCTGGAAACACGGACCTTTGAAAACTTCTCCCCCTCACAGTGGTCAGCTCTGACATTTGTGCTGTTAACATCAGATTTAAATCTTGATGTGTTCGATCTTAAAAACTACCTGAAGTCAGAAACGGTACTCCTGGGAATGCTGCCGGTGGTCAAAGTTTCTGAAACTACATTGTAAGTACTGTCTTTCTAAGTCTCACTGAGATCCATATGCTTGCGCATCCATATCGAAATATTTAAAGGAAAAGATTTCCACAATCTGCCTGCATTTTTTCTCCACTGGTTCATGGGTGCCACTAACAAGACAATCACTGTTCTACATgttgcctttgaatgatcagccTGGTCGAGGTGATTGCACACACTGTATATGCTAAATTTAACCAGCAAAGGCTGCAATTATAGTTGGTTTATACAGTAGTTTTGTCATCAAATCAGCTACAATTTTAACCTGGCCTAAGCCAGTGGGGTATAAAAACAGAGATTAGATCTTGACCATTGAGATAAGTGCCAGTGGTTATCTACAGGTTTGGAAAGTGAACAGGACAGGGAAGCTTGCTGGTTTGAATCTTCATGCTGAGAAGTCTCAAGCGTGGGTATTTGAGCAAGGTTCCAGCTGTCTCCTGTAGGTTGCTGTCAGGAAGTCCATACATAGAAGtcaaataaaacatgcagattACATGATCTGATGTGGCACAACCCCAGATGTGAACTGCtgagactctctctctctcaaaccatgaaaaaaacaccattgTGATGATGTGCCATTATTGAAGACACTTGGCAGAATCCTTTTGTGAAATGGCTTCATCtgtcaagttttttctttttgttttgttttttttttttttagtttaaatatatttctgtttgcatttgtatttgttttccaCAGGCTCAGTTGGTGTGACCTCACTGAAAAGTCCTGCAGTGGTCTGATGACCTCAGTCCTCAGTTCTCCATCCTCAAATCTCACAGTACTGGACATGAGTAATAACGACTTGAAGGATGCAGGGATACAGCGACTTGCTGAAGGGCTAAAAAGTATTCACTGCAAACTGAAAAATCTCAAGTAAGTGTGGAATGCATTTATCATGCTTTTCATATGAACAACTCGCACAGTAACGCAGTGAAGGATGAGGTACCAAAAAGGATAACAGAGACACAGAATCCTTTTATTATTCCCAAATGTTAGTCGAAGAAAAATTATACCATTTTTGGGCGTATGTAtttgtttagtttggttttaTTTGGGTGTGAACATGAGGTGGAGTCAAGGAAGAAGAAAGGCCTCAGTATTATCTCCAGAATAATGATATGCAATGACCGTgtagaatgaatgaatgaagcactTAATTTTGGCATCCATTTCCCATCAACCCCAGGACGCGAGAACAGCACCGACAAATACCCACGCCTGCTTTACGGAATGACGTCATCTTAATGTGACTCAAACAACCAcatttaggctgaatcccatttcaccccttagcccttccccttggccctacccctcgttttgcgcgttcacgtggagggataggagtgtcccaattgtcattatgatggaggggtagggccaagaaagagggccagtcacccctccaaaaggagattctcgagaggcacactccaaacggaggggtatcggccgatggcgaggggcgcttgttctttcagcctaggtcatgcctggcgggcggggtgaattcacttccgcattgacgggagtgatcgtttccacacccgcgcattccaggcgcattccaaacacaacagatagacgattattttcaataaactggtttcttcaacacggcccgcctggaatgcgcgggtgggaaacgagcgcccccgccaatgcggaagtgaactaaccccacccgccactgacggtccaggcgaacaaaacaagcgcccctcgccaccggcgccactggatgacagatttctcagaaagccttccaagatcagcaagatggcggcgtccgcaacgaaagacgttcataaatgtcagtattttgtcaattaataaagttttaaaatgtaagaaaaacattcttcttcggcagataattgtcgcatctgcctacgtcatcggcagcggcgactactgatgacgtacacgattgtcggaggggtgtcccaattcggaggggttgactttctcccctaccccttagcactccgtttcataggcggagggctaaggggtagggccaaggggaagggctaaggggtgaaatgggattcagccttactctcctttttaaaaatgtctgaacACCTCTATGAACAATAAAGTGCAATAACCGTAAAGTAGTGCATGAACAACATTTAGGCCAACAGCCAACCTGCCTAGATAAACCGGACGGACTACCGGTTTACCTTCATAGCCCTGTGGATtattgtgcacacacacaaaaaaaaaaaatacagcaactGCCGTAACACGGGCTATGTAACTAAGTTTAGCTTAAAAGTCAGTAACATAGTCTTTGAGGTATGCGGGCCTCTGGCGGGCCCTGACTGGACGAGTTTCTTGCTGCACTGACTCAGATGGCCCAGCCAACTCAGAGGGATGCCTCGCTGGAGTCTCCACCTGTGCACGAGGGCGATCCCAGACCTCATCTGTGTTGAGGAGATCTGAGgcagtcagctgatcagatAGTGACAGTCGCGCCACCTGTCGGAGGCGACTGGCATGCCAGCGTGAACCGTCTGTCAGGCGAAAGGTGGCCGGTCCCCACTGTGCAG
The DNA window shown above is from Salarias fasciatus chromosome 20, fSalaFa1.1, whole genome shotgun sequence and carries:
- the LOC115407882 gene encoding uncharacterized protein LOC115407882 isoform X5 codes for the protein MEQKPSSPASSTASLRSDWSKDRPLNFGNDQSRPLSPAYSDHTARSDWSEEEPPDLGNDELRPSSPAFSTASLRSDWSKDRPLNFGNDQSRPLSPAYSDHTARSDRSEEEPPDLGNDELRPSSPAFSTASLRSDWSKDRPLNFGNDQSRPLSPAYSDHTARSDRSEEEPPDLGNDELRPSSSAFSTASLRSDWSKDRPLNFGNDQSRPLSPAYSDHTARSDWSEEEPPDLGNEELRPSSPASSTASLRSDRSEDSHLDFGNDQSRPLSPAYSDHTARSDRSEEEPPDLGNEESRSSSPASSTASVRSDCFNARPPDSGNDEQRPSSPASSTASLRSDLSKDRPLNFGNDQSRPLSPAYSDHTARSDQSKEELLDLGNEELRSSSPASSTASVRSDCFNARSPDSGNDEQRPSSPASSTASLRSDLSQDRPLDFGNDQSSPPESQVLKYQEDDPHTFTEDDPQQIHSSENIMPRLKKKVKEKVLDQYETELRGLKEDSELYVTTGDKDVPQTCNNIFINSEKKAVRTVLTEGVAGIGKTFQTRKLMVDWAKGKSNTSIDLIVPLSLSELKTEGEEHSMEDLLDHFLEDEKWKRRKDCISECKLALILDDFQECKSRLDFENSSVLTDIGERASIDVLLTNLIRGDLLPDARLWIISRPSGTDKVPPELIDKVTRCRETLKRRKDLVSKLKERYRREYTPVEDPDHSNQKNTEHILKEHSTEDGKTDQQTKPKSVTQVTVSDIFEARKDKKVRTVLTVGEAQIGKSFQVQKFIKAWADDKTLLSRLYNYGKGWISQTEDIEVLFPFDLSKSDFKEAKKSSLLELLNSLFEETKKYVISDYSKFKLVFLLDGLDAFPLPLDFDHKAVLDDIRQPASVGLLLTSLIRGDLLPSARLWITSQPSAAEKLPPDCVDKKTEIRDIIMPRLIKKVKEKVLGQYETELRKLKKDSELYVTTGDKDVPQTYNDIFINSEKKTVRTVLTEGVAGIGKTFQTRKLMVDWAKGKSNTSIDLIVPLSLSELKTEGEKHSMEDLLDHFLEDEKWKRRKDCISECELALILDDFQECKSPLDFENSSVLTDIGECASIDVLLTNLIRGDLLPDARLWIISRPSGTDKVPPERIHKVTQCRETLKRREDLVSKLKERYHREYTPVEDPDHSNQKNTEHILKEHSTEDGKTDQQTKPKPVTQVTVSDIFEARKDKKVRTVLTVGEAQIGKSFQVQKFIKAWAGKKTLSSRQYNDGNNRISQTEDIEVLFPFDLSKSDFKEAKNSSLLELLNSLFEETKKYVISDYSKFKLVFLLDGLDAFPLPLDFDHKAVLDDIRQPASVGLLLTSLIRGDLLPSARLWITSQPSAAEKLPPDCVDKKTEIRDIIMPRLIKKVKEKVLGQYETELRKLKKDSELYVTTGDKDVPQTYNDIFINSEKKTVRTVLTEGVAGIGKTFQTRKLMVDWAKGKSNTSIDLIVPLSLSELKTEGEKHSMEDLLDHFLEDEKWKRRKDCISECELALILDDFQECKSPLDFENSSVLTDIGECASIDVLLTNLIRGDLLPDARLWIISRPSGTDKVPPERIHKVTQCRETLKRREDLVSKLKERYHREYTPVEDPDHSNQKNTEHILKEHSTEDGKTDQQTKPKPVTQVTVSDIFEARKDKKVRTVLTVGEAQIGKSFQVQKFIKAWAGKKTLSSRQYNDGNNRISQTEDIEVLFPFDLSKSDFKEAKNSSLLELLNSLFEETKKYVISDYSKFKLVFLLDGLDAFPLPLDFDHKAVLDDIRQPASVGLLLTSLIRGDLLPSARLWITSQPSAAEKLPPDCVDKKTEIRDIIMPRLIKKVKEKVLGQYETELRKLKKDSELYVTTGDKDVPQTCNDIFINSEKKAVRTVLTEGVAGIGKTFQTRKLMVDWAKGKSNTSIDLIVPLSLSELKTEGEEHSMEDLLDHFLEDEKWKRRKDCISECELALILDDFQECKRRLDFENSSVLTDIGERASIDVLLTNLIRGDLLPDARLWIISRPSGTDKVPPERIHKVTRCRETSKRREDLISKLKERYRREYTPVEDPDHSNQKNTEHILKEHSTEDGKTDQQTKPKSVTQVTVSDIFEARKDKKVRTVLTVGEAQIGKSFQVQKFIKAWADDKTLLSRLYNDGKKFFSQTEDIEVLFPFDLSKSDFKEAKKSSLLELLNGLFEETKKYVISDYAKFKLVFLLDGLDAFPLPLDFDHKAVLDDIRQPASVGLLLTSLIRGDLLPSARLWITSQPSAAEKLPPDCVDKKTEIREKPDITSTRTLKSQLKRQLTYVTQGTDKRNTSAVLKEIYTDLYIIEGDRGDVNKKHEVRQIDDARSVRKETPIEYSDIFKNAPEGNIPIKTVLTIGVAGIGKTFASMKYVLDWAESPADETVDYTFLLPFRELNLRKDQEHSFEELIHQLFPAMKTSEIRNYDNYKILIVLDGLDECRLDLNFSENVIWTDVRKKTTVNVLLTNLIRGKLLPKAQIWITSRPAASNNIPPDAVNRVTEVRGFNEKQKEEYFRKRFVKKEIAEEVISEVKKSRSLFIMCYIPVFCWITSNVMEDIMKKDQKDVLPKTLTYMYTRFLLLQCEQANVKYEETETSDDPEADSCLNTRNRETVLALGKLAFEELEKGNLVFPEEYLVECGINIRNAAVLSGLFTQIMREGCGLYPQKLFCFVHLSIQEFVAALYVSHRFTNNGENVFTSSPEDSESPASDFYTKAVDKALESKNGDWDLFLRFLLGLSLATHQNLLPELLKTPENNKETYQETVEHIKKKIREVDDPEKKQNLFHCLNELNDDSLVEEVKKSLETRTFENFSPSQWSALTFVLLTSDLNLDVFDLKNYLKSETVLLGMLPVVKVSETTLLSWCDLTEKSCSGLMTSVLSSPSSNLTVLDMSNNDLKDAGIQRLAEGLKSIHCKLKNLKVSGCQVTEKGCSYLASALKENTGSHLKELDLSYNHPGESGVKELSAVFADPRMKLCVNYGGEHRLKPGIKKYDALLKFDENTISRRLVVVDQDKRRKVKTVELVEEKVARPENDDRFKRTQVLCDKGLEDLGYWEVEWQGMVGIAVSYNDVGRKWDNAGGLGCNEKSWSLMCSSSGFMGRDGKMFTGFIARHGKMSKHIKVPCCQKIAVYLDWKAGTLSYYGVSSDERSLIHTFRTKFTGPLFPGFWFKEGSVTLCDL